In the genome of Hydractinia symbiolongicarpus strain clone_291-10 chromosome 5, HSymV2.1, whole genome shotgun sequence, one region contains:
- the LOC130645240 gene encoding myoferlin-like — MATSFKIADIKCTELPNLEKKGAIDPYVIFEYLGVDKKTEKKDNELNPTFGEVFEFDLSGKALGPEDFIEVTVKDHEKIGRNRLVGKATISLTPLLKPGSTSAPFSATLNDSNGRPTTGKITFRIDYAAPAGAEGAAGGGGDDRQNAEGDLGDADGDEDATHMPDGTPIPPGPEGDEMRKQRKVMKRKRRQHNLPDKPTDFQVRVKIIEGRHLPGGNINPTVRITVGEETKQTRVKHSSNKPHFDETFFFNFNERPNDMFDKLMNFEVFNAKSLMSDALLGTFHCDVGLVYDGDGHAIIRKWLLMTAPEDKEPKEGEEGEAKGSASQPGGPPAGYLKITAFVLGPGDEIPDKAKGGGKAEEEEDIESNLLRPAGVSLRPATFLVKIYRAEDLPQMDTAAFDGVKKLFSSGPPKDHVDPYAKFTFAGQKAKTDIKYGVNHPEFNQELRVSFKFPSMCERLKLQFFDWDRVGNDDCIGTTFIPLSAISGMGDDGFLPSFGPCFVNMYGSLREFSNLPDEYDDLNNGRGEGVAYRGRALVEIDTRFGNHAEKPVHDIMAQELLRVQTYMRRRKYKLFASFLSANMIAESDGPVEFEVSIGNYGNKLDSTVTPQSSSTPPTNPVFDGANYYYLPWNETKPCCVVESHWEDIAFRLEPINMLEKLIDKLMKNIDSVNLAIKAKSQPAEIAALLIALLDQLISDCRTPLPAFDATMNGVNELDLKMQEIRQVELANLVDEATTLREQATDIHEAMEVIDGYLGRVRDLCIEPQNSMPDVVISMISGSKRIAYFRIPANAIMYSKNPAAKGINCAKLQNIIMKYPGKKGKDVEDHPEVPAILSGIFWLGLEADQAAWTDTDQMEGEYSVYAETYENQIDVPIVDWTSKGCPRPAFSDAEGDIRLNKESFVPPKGWKWDDPPDGEWFVDPELSANYDADAGHKVFVQDAFENESCVPGGNWGTSTIPYTNIQGDQIDHRDETKLPEGWVWVDDWKVDVNRACDEEGWEYCVEATLGGWTSVYRSYHLCRRRRFVRTRRLEQDPEKLRKKQKDEAKRGEGWEYAPVFGMKYHLKERKLDMVRRRRWHRKMVNTEPGAPPVFSIQHKDKDKPPVQYMPRIFLAYDNPHKWQLRSYLYQARDILGLDSEGVSDAYAKVCFQNVSENTRVVKETLCPDWDQTLLFEDMSLFGSPKVIAENPPYVTIELFDKDRVGKDEYLGRCFVQPMVRLNGSKPPAPRLMWYDVMRGERQCGELLAAFELFLDEGADLPFPPPMKDNRYIVPNGIRPVMVRTGVEILCWGVRNMKKYQLASCTSPSATFEIGGQVIVSDTIKNTKKNPNFSKNIFFADIYLPKDPLYMPPVNIKIRDHRTFGRKPVVGRHIIKSLDFDPPPKADPPAELPVDPVGEQSKQDVTLDIEEKQKKKEIVEEQLDWWSKYFASIGETAKCGDFLEKGHQTIQIYRKELEEVQDFGGFGDFVKSYPLERGKEDDEEDDNVVGEFKGLFKIYPLPPDPNEKIKNKYFSKVKDSKPVPCTVRVYIIRGIELQPKDPNGKADPFIEVELGNKKISDKDNYIPNEINPYFGAYFELKATIPLSKDLKIKVMDYDLLTRNDLIGETVIDLENRYLSKARPTCGLPPAYYTSGPYQWRDQKSPVELLNSLCKSKPQYLSQTQVVVNGELIKLEDFEETPPTNPHLGPPDQRLALHVLNTRDLTGFKLVPEHIETRSLRNPLQPSMDQGQLEMFVDIFPLSQGQPGPPLNIEPRKPKDYHLRCIIWNTADVPPSETSITGEEMSDLYVKGWMEGGEDDKEKTDVHYRSMDGEGMFNWRMCFPFKYMPEEKVMVVEKKEHFWSLDATRQLLPPRVNIQVWDNDLFSANDFIGNLELDLSKLPRPKKQAKKCNLAMLEDNSDTMDLFSAKSVKGWWILVEELEDGTRKEQGKIEMTLEIVSDQEAQEKPAGQGREEPNMHPKLEEPNRPDTSFLWFTSPWKTLKYIIWRNYKWYIIGFLIFLIVLAFIVLFLYSVPGNLVRKVFGT; from the exons ATGGCAACGAGTTTTAAAATCGCTGATATCAAGTGCACAGAATTGCCTAATCTTGAAAAAAAGGGTGCTATCGATCCATATGTCATTTTTGAGTACCTTG GTGTTGATAAGAAAACTGAAAAGAAAGACAATGAATTAAACCCTACTTTTGGAGAG gtttttgaaTTTGATCTTTCTGGTAAAGCACTCGGACCGGAGGATTTTATTGAAGTTACTGTTAAAGATCATGAGAAGATTGGTCGAAATCGATTAGTTGGTAAAGCAACTATTTCACTTACTCCATTGTTGAAGCCAGGTTCAACAAGTGCACCGTTTAGTGCTACACTGAATGATTCTAATGGACGTCCAACAACG GGTAAAATCACATTTCGAATTGACTACGCTGCTCCTGCTGGTGCTGAAGGAGCTGCAGGTGGTGGTGGAGATGATCGACAGAATGCCGAAGGTGATCTTGGAGATGCTGATGGTGATGAGGATGCAACTCATATGCCTGATGGAACACCTATCCCACCTGGACCAGAAGGAGATGAAATGCGAAAACAGAG GAAAGTCATGAAACGCAAACGAAGGCAGCATAATCTACCAGATAAACCCACAGATTTTCAG GTCCGTGTTAAAATTATTGAAGGTAGACATCTTCCTGGTGGCAACATTAATCCAACAGTAAGAATCACAGTTGGCGAAGAAACAAAACAGACGCGTGTAAAACATTCTTCAAACAAACCACACTTtgatgaaacttttttttttaatttcaacgaAAGACCCAATGATATGTTCGATAAACTAATGAACTTTGAGGTCTTTAATGCCAAGAGTTTAATGTCAGATGCTTTGTTGGGTACATTTCATTGTGATGTTGGTCTTGTTTATGATGGAGATGGCCATGCAATCATCCGAAAGTGGTTGTTAATGACAGCTCCTGAGGATAAGGAGCCCAAGGAAGGGGAAGAAGGAGAAGCAAAAGGCTCTGCTTCCCAACCTGGTGGTCCCCCTGCTGGATATCTCAAAATCACGGCTTTTGTCCTAGGACCAGGTGATGAAATTCCCGACAAAGCAAAAGGCGGTGGTAAGGCTGAAGAAGAAGAGGATATTGAATCAAATTTGCTTAGACCAGCTGGGGTTTCATTGAGGCCAGCCACATTTCTTGTTAAAATCTATAGGGCAGAAGATCTCCCACAAATGGATACAGCTGCATTCGATGGTGTGAAAAAGCTGTTCAGTTCTGGTCCTCCAAAAGATCATGTGGATCCTTATGCAAAATTTACATTTGCTGGGCAAAAGGCTAAAACAGATATCAAGTATGGTGTTAATCACCCCGAATTTAATCAGGAACTAAGAGTGTCATTTAAGTTTCCATCCATGTGTGAAAGACTAAAGTTACAGTTCTTTGATTGGGATAGAGTTGGAAATGATGATTGCATTGGTACAACATTCATTCCATTATCAGCAATATCTGGCATGGGTGATGATG gatttttacCTTCCTTTGGACCTTGTTTTGTCAATATGTATGGATCACTTAGGGAGTTTTCAAATTTGCCAGATGAATATGATGACTTAAATAATGGTCGTGGCGAAGGTGTTGCCTATCGTGGTCGAGCATTAGTTGAGATTGATACTAGATTTGGTAATCATGCTGAAAAACCAGTCCATGACATAATGGCCCAAGAACTTTTAAGGGTTCAAACATACATGCGTCGAAGGAAATACAAACTCTTTGCCAGCTTTCTAAGTGCAAACATGATTGCAGAATCAGATGGACCTGTTGAATTTGAAGTTAGTATTGGTAATTATGGCAACAAGTTGGACAGCACAGTTACGCCTCAATCATCCAGCACACCACCTACAAATCCAGTTTTTGATGGAGCCAACTATTATTACTTGCCATGGAACGAAACGAAACCTTGCTGTGTGGTGGAAAGCCATTGGGAAGATATAGCATTTAGGCTTGAACCTATTAACATGCTGGAGAAATTAATTGATAAGTTGATGAAAAATATTGATTCTGTGAATTTAGCCATCAAAGCTAAATCTCAACCTGCCGAAATAGCTGCTTTATTAATTGCTTTGTTAGACCAACTGATCTCTGATTGTAG AACACCATTACCTGCCTTTGATGCCACTATGAATGGTGTAAATGAACTTGACTTAAAGATGCAGGAAATTCGCCAGGTCGAGTTGGCTAATCTTGTAGATGAAGCTACCACCCTTCGTGAACAAGCAACTGACATTCATGAAGCCATGGAGGTTATTGATGGGTATTTAGGACGAGTAAGAGACCTTTGTATTGAG CCACAAAACTCTATGCCAGATGTTGTTATTTCAATGATATCAGGAAGTAAAAGAATTGCGTATTTCCGCATACCTGCTAATGCGATAATGTATTCCAAAAATCCTGCAGCAAAGGGAATAAATTGTGCAAAATTACAGAATATTATTATGAAG tatCCAGGCAAAAAAGGTAAAGACGTTGAAGATCATCCTGAAGTCCCTGCCATATTGAGTGGCATCTTTTGGCTTGGATTAGAAGCTGACCAGGCTGCTTGGACAGATACTGACCAAATGGAAGGAGAGTATTCTGTTTACGCTGAAACATATGAAAATCAAATTGATGTTCCAATTGTTGACTGGACTTCCAAAGGGTGTCCAAGACCAGCGTTCTCTGATGCAGAAGGAGACATAAGATTAAACAAAGAAAGTTTTGTGCCACCGAAAGGATGGAAGTGGGATGACCCACCAGATGGTGAATGGTTTGTTGATCCAGAATTAAG tgcaAACTATGATGCTGATGCAGGCCACAAAGTTTTTGTGCAAGATGCTTTTGAAAATGAATCCTGTGTACCCGGTGGCAATTGGGGAACATCTACAATTCCTTATACAAACATTCAAGGAGATCAGATTGATCATCGTGATGAAACAAAACTACCAGAAGGATGGGTTTGGGTGGACGATTGGAAGGTTGATGTCAATCGTGCTTGTGACGAAGAAG GTTGGGAGTATTGTGTTGAAGCAACGTTAGGTGGATGGACTTCTGTGTACAGATCATATCATTTATGCCGTAGAAGACGTTTTGTTAGAACGAGACGTCTAGAACAAGATCCTGAGAAATTACGCAAAAAGCAGAAGGATGAAGCAAAGCGTGGCGAAGGGTGGGAATATGCTCCTGTATTTGGAATGAAATATCATTTGAAAGAACGCAAGCTCGATATGGTGCGAAGAAGAAGATGGCATCGTAAAATGGTGAACACTGAACCTGGTGCTCCACCAGTGTTCTCCATTCAACACAAGGATAAAGACAAACCACCAGTTCAATATATGCCTCGAATATTCCTGGCGTATGATA ATCCACATAAATGGCAATTGCGATCATATCTCTATCAAGCTCGAGATATCCTTGGTTTGGATTCAGAAGGTGTTTCAGATGCCTATGCCAAAGTTTGCTTTCAGAATGTCAGTGAAAATACAAGAGTTGTGAAGGAAACACTTTGCCCTGACTGGGATCAGACATTGTTGTTTGAGGATATGTCTTTGTTTGGGTCACCAAAAGTCATTGCTGAGAACCCTCCATATGTGACCATAGAATTGTTTGACAAAGATCGAGTG GGTAAAGATGAATATCTTGGTCGTTGCTTTGTCCAACCTATGGTGCGATTAAATGGATCAAAGCCTCCAGCACCACGTTTGATGTGGTACGACGtcatgagaggtgaacgacagtGTGGCGAGCTTTTAGCTGCGTTTGAATTGTTTTTG GATGAGGGTGCAGATTTACCATTCCCTCCTCCAATGAAAGACAATCGATATATAGTACCTAATGGAATCCGCCCGGTGATGGTGCGAACAGGTGTTGAG attttatgttGGGGAGTGAGAAATATGAAGAAGTATCAACTGGCCAGTTGCACTTCTCCGTCAGCCACTTTCGAAATTGGTGGACAAGTTATTGTATCTGACACGatcaaaaatacaaagaaaaacccTAATTTTTCAAAGAATATCTTCTTTGCAGACATA TATCTGCCTAAAGATCCTTTATACATGCCTCCTGTGAACATTAAAATTCGTGATCATCGTACGTTTGGACGTAAGCCAGTGGTTGGAAGACATATTATAAAATCATTGGATTTCGATCCTCCACCGAAAGCTGATCCACCAGCAGAACTACCGG ttgatCCCGTTGGAGAGCAATCTAAACAAGACGTTACGTTAGATATAGAagagaaacaaaagaaaaag gAAATTGTAGAAGAACAGCTTGATTGGTGGTCAAAGTATTTTGCGTCAATCGGTGAAACAGCCAAATGTGGAGACTTTTTGGAAAAGGGACATCAAACCATACAG ATCTACCGAAAAGAATTGGAAGAAGTTCAAGATTTTGGAGGATTTGGAGATTTTGTTAAGTCATATCCGTTAGAACGAGGAAAAGAAGATGATGAGGAAGATGATAATGTGGTTGGAGAATTTAAG GGCCTCTTCAAAATCTACCCCTTACCTCCTGACCCTAATGAGAAGATCAAGAACAAGTATTTCTCGAAAGTAAAAGACAGCAAGCCAGTTCCATGCACTGTTCGAGTTTACATTATTCGAGGCATTGAATTGCAACCCAAAGACCCTAATGGAAAAGCAGACCCGTTCATTGAGGTGGAGTTAGGCAACAAAAAGATATCCGATAAGGATAATTACATCCCTAATGAAATCAATCCATACTTTGGTGCATACTTTGAGTTAAAAGCTACAATACCATTAtctaaagatttaaaaatcaaGGTCATGGATTATGATCTGTTGACAAGAAATGACTTGATTGGGGAGACTGTGATTGATCTGGAAAACAGATATTTGTCGAAAGCTCGCCCCACCTGTGGTCTACCACCTGCTTACTACAC CTCTGGACCATACCAATGGCGTGACCAAAAGAGTCCAGTTGAACTTCTTAATTCATTGTGCAAATCCAAACCACAGTACCTTAGCCAAACTCAGGTTGTTGTGAATGGCGAATTGATCAAACTTGAAGACTTCG AGGAGACACCACCAACTAACCCGCATTTGGGCCCACCAGACCAAAGACTTGCTCTGCATGTTCTGAATACGCGAGATTTAACTGGCTTTAAATTAGTACCAGAACATATTGAAACTAGGTCACTACGTAACCCATTGCAACCGAGTATGGATCAG GGTCAACTCGAAATGTTTGTGGACATTTTCCCTCTCAGTCAAGGTCAACCTGGACCTCCATTAAATATTGAACCACGTAAACCGAAAGA TTATCATCTTCGTTGTATCATTTGGAACACAGCGGATGTCCCACCAAGCGAAACCTCAATTACCGGTGAAGAAATGAGTGATCTTTACGTAAAAG GTTGGATGGAAGGCGGCGAGGATGACAAAGAAAAGACTGATGTGCACTATCGCTCCATGGATGGGGAGGGCATGTTTAATTGGAGAATGTGTTTCCCATTTAAATACATGCCTGAAGAGAAAGTTATGGTAGTGGAGAAAAAG GAGCATTTCTGGAGTTTAGATGCCACAAGACAGCTATTGCCTCCAAGAGTTAACATTCAAGTTTGGGATAATGATCTCTTTTCCGCAAACGACTTCATTG GTAATCTTGAATTAGATTTGAGCAAATTACCGCGCCCAAAGAAACAGGCGAAGAAATGCAATTTAGCAATGTTGGAAGACAACTCTGATACTATGGATTTGTTTAGCGCTAAATCGGTCAAAGGATGGTGGATTTTGGTTGAAGAGCTGGAAGATGGCACCAGGAAGGAACAA GGCAAGATTGAAATGACGCTTGAAATTGTGTCTGATCAAGAAGCACAAGAAAAACCAGCTGGTCAAGGTCGGGAGGAACCCAACATGCATCCTAAGTTGGAGGAACCAAA TCGTCCAGACACTTCATTCTTGTGGTTCACATCACCATGGAAGACATTAAAGTACATCATTTGGAGAAATTATAAGTGGTACATTATTGGTTTCTTGATCTTCCTGATCGTACTGGCATTCATCGTGCTTTTCTTGTACAGCGTACCA ggaAATCTTGTCAGAAAGGTATTCGGAACCTAA